The genomic stretch AACATAATTTGTGAGCCAGCTCAGACAACACACTATGGAAAGCATTTAGAAACAACTCTGCCATGGCAGTTTTTCATGCCAGGTTACATTTAGGAATCAGGATGTGACTTTAATTTGCAGTCTGACAGGAACACTTGATTAAGAATTTGTGTAGCTGCTTTAAAGCTATTTGATGATAGGTTTTATACTAAGGCCATAGAGTTACCAGAGCTTTTATTTTAAGTGGAAGGGACTGTAGTGAGAAGAATGCAGTCAGATTCATATTCttcattttatgtttataaaaataaactttctatAAAATTAATGATCAAGGCACTGTTTGCTGCCCAAATGTCTAGCACTGATGTTCACTGCACACTGGGCTACTCCCTCCTTAGAAGGCTGTATAGAGTAGTTTCTGTTTTCAAGTAAAATGGCTGAGGTTCCTAAAATCAGAAGCACTTGCTATGAGGAAAGCAGCTGTCTGCAAATGAGTGGGAATGATTCTATTTTCGATTATTTCAACAGCCCTGATTTATGCTTCTGTAAATGGGCTTGAATAAATGATAAATGAATGTTTTCATGCATTAAAATGATGATACAGATTTTTATCTGCCATAATATAGCACCTTGCCTTTACAACTACTCTAATATGCTAGCCCACCACAGACGACAGAACAGTTTCTGTGTTTTTAACTGATTAATCAAATAGTCATAATTGAATAGTCATTATGCTCTTATCTTATTTACAGGGAGTTCACACTCTTCAGAACTAAACAACCCTGCACATGGTTTTGAGAACTATGTTGACATATATTCACCTTCATATAGGTAACAAACTTGTGAATTTAATtgcatgatttgtttttaatctcattAAAAAGTCAGTTGATGTGGGAGAATAAGGTGGTGTATTACAAAGAGCAGCaatatctttcaaaaatatcacatataaaataagaaaaatgatcCTTTCTGATATTGTTTATAGGAACAGAACAAGGTCCTAACAGAGGAAAAATCAGAATGTAAAAAGATACCCAGTGTCCTCTTCAAATATCttaagaggaaatatttttcacgTACCAGATTTTTTCACCTTCATGTGACATTCCTTTTTGACTGAAACACTCACATTTAATATACTGTTGTGCCTCCATTTTAAGGAACATTAATTTATTTCTGATGTTATGTCAGATCCTTAATGACTGTACTATATTGTCACAGATGATTCTTTGGGAATTTAATATGTTGCATTTTAAATTTGCAACATGAGATCAATCTGTAGACTCCTCATAAAAACAGCCATAGTACACTTTGACTGCATCCTACTGACGACTTACAACTAGTCCTAGTTAAAGTTTGGTTGTTTAGCTTGCCAGAGGTTCAAGCAGCTTCAGCTTTCCAGTCTTCATTTGTTTCTGCAAGATACAGAAACCTGAAAAATTATTGAAGTATAGTGTTTCTACTAGCAATGTTTTGATCTATAGTTCATAGGGATAAAAATCTGATAATGGACATAAGCTTTTAAAACCTCATTGAGTTTATATTCATAATGGTGTGTATTTGTACAAGCAGCTGTCACACACGCAGGAATACACAGGCACAAACTGTCAAAGGAATTACAAACACTCtagtttcagtatttttcaacatttttgtttACAAGTGTGACATAAGTCTCCGCAGAAGCTGAACTCCAACAGTCAAATCAAAAACTTTTGAGTCCATGAACTTAAGTAGATGAGAAGATTATATACTGATTGAGTCTTAAGCTGTATTTGCCtagtttttttacattttttcacagaaattcagTTGTTACTATCTTAATCCTCCTCGTGGACATACTCGTTATATCCCAATAGTTAAATCTCAGCACTGCAGTAAACAGTATTTGGTGGAAGTCTACCCTTTgtatatttgcttgtttttcctaGGTATCAAGAGCCTTATGGAAATCCTCCATTTCCTGTTATTCCTTTTCCAGTGAACAATAATTTACCTCAGGAATACTCAGTCTTTCAAAAGATGGTGAGTTTGTGGTAAAAGTTATaaatggggggagggggcttATGAAGTTGAAGGtattctgcatttctgcaaataAGGGTGCTTATTTGATACCTCAAAATATCTTTTAGGCTGCTATCTTTGACTATATTGGATCAGTTTCTTTTAGCACTTAAGGGTACTACAATAACAGGGGATCAATTaaaccaaaacattttgttaTTGTAGGAATGTCTTTAAGTCACAGAATATCTTTAAAGTATAGCTTAAGGTTGCCAAAGTCTACAGGAGGagctttttgctgtttcttgttcCATATCCTCTTGTTGAGACAAGCTAACGTAGCAGAATTACAACCATGCAAGCAATAGCCTTTTCATACACAGGAATTCAGTCAGGGAGCCTCTTTACTCTCCTACTCGATTCACATTTGCCCAAGTGTGAAACACGGACCTGTGTTAAAGCGAATGAAAACTCCCACAACACACCATGACAACCAATGACAGAAACAAGTGAGGGCAACAATCATTTGAGGGTTTCTGGCCTGAACCTtgcctctgcatgttcatgcctcTGCAGTTCTCACATGCattatttacttttattgcaGTATATAGGAAGAACCGCTATTCCAGTTCCCTTCTAACAGAATATGACGTTACTGGTCCATTCTTCCTTATCAATCTCTACTGAGATATTCCACAAGGCAACTGGAGTAGTTTCTTCAGATGGCAGCCTATGGGACAAATCCAGCTCACCAAACACATTCATGGAGCTTCTAAATCTGATGAGTGTGGATCAGTAGGAATGAAGAAACCCAACTGTCTTTTAATGTGGGGTGCGGACTGTGGGCAGTATTGGTGCCACCCAGTCTGACTGGGGAATGATCCAAGACCTTGTAACTGCAGACGAGCTGAACTTTGGGTGGGTTGTTCCTGCTAGCTGCAATCTGAGGATGAAAATGAAGAGGGGCTATTCCCTGTTGCATGGATCTGGTGTTGGCCTGCCTCTCCTCTTTGCTTGCTCTGCCCTCAGTAGAGCTAATGCTTGCACAAACTTTCACATCCCTTCCATTGTGGTTGAAGTGGCTGGGAGTGTACCAACTCTGCCACTTTGCTCACTGGTGACCACAGTTCTTAATAACAATCTAGTGCATGCACGCCAGACAAATGAGACACCAAACTGTAAGCAGATCAGCACACAGAACCAACTCCATCCCATCCTTTGCCTGCTGGAAGGGACAGTACTGCAGGCGGTCTCCAGTGATGGCTTGTTGCTCTAGACAAGCTTAAATAGAATGAGCTCTTCTCACATGTTCCCACACAAACATATCCCTCAGCTTTATTTGGGTGGGCCAGGCACTAACTTAGTACTTAGTGCCAAGTACTTACTTAGGAGTCTGCACATAAGACATACTCAGGCATGCTCCACAATATTTTTCTAGTTACTGCTAGACAGAGGAAAGTCACTATTCCTTCTCTGACCTTTGTAATTGTATTGTGTATTTGGGGCGTGCACTTTTATATGAGAGGGACTCTGGATACTTTAGGGAATGCAGCAAAGAGCTGGGCTCTTGTTGAGGTGTTCCAAGGGCTGCAGTCTATGGATTTGCTATACCTTGTTGGAATGCCTTGTTGCCCAGTTACTTCAAAATTAGTTCAATCAAAATAAATTGCAGATGCACTGCAGTtacaaatgtttataaaatacacagatgaaatgaaagaaatggcaTGTTTGATTACCTTACACAAAGATTAAATGGAAGTTTAATCTTGCATCAGATTATGTTTCTCTGTTCCACCTTTGCCAAGAAAGATGTCTACTTTTTTCAACTATACTAGTTGATCTAATAAAATATATAAGCTGTACTCACAAACCTTTTGTGTTTATTTCATATAACTTCATATAACTATCAATATTTTCACCGTAGAAGCTGTAATGCATGCAAATTTAAACTCTTCAAAACTTTCTCTGAACAGTATTAACAACTTGTTTTTTACTTCTCTAGATGAACCATTTTTTAGCACAGCAGTACACAGTACACAGTCCAGTGGGTCAACAATCTCCTTTCAATCAGATGACTTCACTACCTTCAAATTTATCCATTCCTCCCTATCAGAATCAAGCTGCAAATTTTAAGTCTGGAGAGAGTTCTTTCCATTGGGCCCTGCCACATTCAAGTGATTGTGAGGTGTATCAGAAGGATGAAAGGACCtctaaaagaaagagagaacagcTAAGTTGTGACAGTGACAGTAGTAGTGAgaatgacaaaaagaaacaaagagaatgtGACCAAAAATACAAGAAGTGCAaagtcaagaaaaaaaggcattaataCTGTGTAACTGGATTCATTCTTTTCTTGTCTTaattacatttgattttttttgagagaagttgtctctcatccttgcactttattaaaaaaggaattttcagtATTTATGATATTATATTTGAAATGTGTTATGCATAAAGTATCCTGATACTGTAGTACTGTTTAAGGTATaggaaacatatttaaaaagttTTCCTAATAAAGGACAAAAGtagttattttttcccccaaatcatgGAGAGCTGTTATTTCACTAAAAAAGAAACTTAACGAAAATGCATAATTGCAGCCATTCACGAAGCATATGTATCACTTCTATCACCAATGAATGTATCTTGAATGTATTATTGTGAATTGTGTAATAATTGTCTGGAGGTGTGATAAAGTCAAAGCAGTGAGCATCAGGGTTGTGTTTGGCACTAAAGCATGAACAGCTGTACATTTTTGTTCCAAATATAAGAGTCTTTACTGATTTAGCTCTGGTATTATCTTTAGTTAGGATCATCTTGTATGTTCACTAGCGctaatttttttccagcattaaaTTCTGGATAAAATGTGGGCACTTGCACTAATTACATGACTTACATATGTATCAATACTCAAATGAATGTGTATATTTTACAACTGCAACATGTACTAACAAGAACTATATGAATATATGCATCTTTCTATAAATTTGTTCTCTAGTGCTTATTTGGGGATACTGAATGTTATTTGTAACAAATGGACAAAAAACTTAATGGAATATCTCCATTAGACTTGTAATTGGTAGCGTGAGGGCATGAGTCAGGTGAATTACTACTACCTTTCAAGAAGAAAAGTCTTCTACCTGTTTAGCAGACAAAAAATAAACTGTCTAACATGGTGGTGAATCAAAATAGTGAAATGACCTATTCTATATCTTTCACAACTTCTAATTATTCACAGCTGCTATCAACACCTACAGACAGATACAGACGTATTATACAAGACCAAGTACAGTGAAACACTTTTATGATATTCTTATACAAGAAAGtgaaaaacttcattttcagctATTTAATATTGCATAAAGTTAGGTCTACTATTTAGACTATATGGCTCCAAAGTGAAACTCACAGAAAAAAAGGGTATGGGTTTTGTGATTTATTAAACTCATTTTTGTTGTATATAACTTTGGTTTGCTTGAAAGGAACGCTCTTCATCATTACTTCAGTACTGAGAAAGAGTATCCAAGTTTATTGTGAATAAGGTGATGAACTGCTGGCTTGTTTTACAAGCCCAAATGAGATTCAAAATGGAGAAGAACATTTAGCTTTCAACAATTTCTATTTTGTCTGATAAGTCACAGCTAATGAAATCAGTTTCTTAAGCTTTTAACTTCCCAAAGGGATTACTTCTTGAGTCTCAGAGACATTCCTATACCACCACAGTATGGCACCCTTGAGATGTTACAGCAGTCGAATTCAGGAAGAATGTTCAATCTCCAGGAAGAACATACATAAAGGTTTACACCTTATGTCTTTAAGACACATGCTAAATCTGCCtgactccttttcctttttccatccaTCCTTCCACACAAATGCTTGCACCTTTTATCTTTTATCATATCTTTTTATGCTTGCACCTTTTATCACCCCACCTCAGGTTAGGGGTGGGGTGATAAAATGTAACCAAGTAGAGGAAGAATATGTTAACATTGCCTTAATTTGTAAGTGATGTTCATCAGACAAAAGAGAAACCGGACATATGTCCAAACCAGAGTTAGCCTAGATAAAGAGAAACTTAAGTCAAGTCTATGCTAATATGTCCTTATCAGACTTACTCAGTGGATAGGCAAGATAATCTGCTCTGTGCAATTATACACTAAAAAATGAATGTCACACATGATCATATGTATATAGCTGATCAAGTAtcaattctgtttttctaaagaaatattttttcttaactgcTTTTAGTCTTTTCTCCCTGAGGGAAGTGTGGGTTTGTAGCACCTCTTAATATCTGCTTACCTAGAACTCTTCAGTGTGTTTAGAGAACAGTTAGGCATGGTGTGAGTGTGATAAAATCACTTTAGTCATAACTAAATCTCTTCTATACATCTGATAACTTAATCAAGACCTCATTTTAGTCAGCGCCTTGTTGATATTTTAATTATACTGTCACCAAGTTTAGGAAATAAATTACTGTATGCAGAAACACTTGGTTTTAACCTCAAGTACCTGCCCCATTTTCATTCTTTAGGAAAATGTAGCCAATGTTTTCTATGTTAGTTTTGCTTCTAAATTATTGTTGAAATCTTGTCTTGGCGTTTTGCTTCCCATACTACTAGTTGGCCAGACAGAACCTTGTTTTCCCTGCTGTCACATTTAGACTTGTTTCTTTATGTTTTATTATATGGAATGGAACACATGGTTATTTCCATTTCATTGGAGAAAACAGTATGGCTGCAGATCCTGTTCTAATGTAAGGACACAATGTGCCAGGTCAACAAGAGTCAGTCAAAGAGGACATGAGATGAGAGATTAAGACTACAGAGTAAAATCAAGGTACTTTCATTAACTGTAGGGTAACTTCATGTTTAGAAATAACAACAGTGATAGAAATTGTTATTCCTACCTACCTTTCCATCTAAACAGTAATGAGCAAGCTGTATGAAACAACACGAGAGCTCCAAAAGGCAAAGCtaaaaagcaatacaaataacAAAGGTCAAAATGTGCAGATTTTCTATACAATTTGCCAATGTTCCCAGTGTTGCACTTGTCCCAGTGACAGACCAGTTTGAAGTGCTAGCTTTGGGGGAATAGTTAGTACAACAGTGAACATATGCTATTTAAATCTTATCTGGAAATATTTAAGTTGGATCTGTTCAGTAGTGATTGCACTGTAGTACTCTGCTTTAAACAGGAGACCGGCCTGGTCTAAGCAGAGATGCAGAAAGCAGCTCCCTCCCTCTATGGGGGCAGATTTAGGACGCAAGGACTCTCACTTGTTCGTCATTTTCTGAGGCACTAAAGCTGGCATCACACATCTAGCCaaaactcagtaaaaaaaaaaaacaaaaaaccccccaaaaactgtatttttgtatgtttggTCGCCACTAAGTGACATGTCTGTGAGCGAGCCTCTCCTGCCTCCGGCCTTCGCAGTTTTACTTGAACGCTGCCCGCACTCCGGGCCTCTGGCTACAAGACCCCCTCCTCGGCGGCCACAGGTCTCTCGTTTGACGGCGCAAAACGCATTTCTCCGCAAGGTCTGCGGCTGCGCTGGTACCGCGCTGTACGGCCCCGCCCGgcgggggcgtggggggggggggtccccgtgggGTTTGGAAACGGCACAGACCCCTCTTACATCTGCTGACTCTCGAGGGCAAGCCCCAAAAATCAGCGCACCCCccccgcccaacggccgcggTGCCCGGCCGCTAACGGCCGCCCCCGGGCGGGGCTCCGCAGTGCCCGCCCCGGCGTTGCGTGAGGGCGGGGGCCCTGCCGGCGCCCGCTCCGCCGGAGGGAGGCTGGTCCGCCATGGCCAGCTCCTGGGGGAGACAGGGCGGCTTTTACCAGCGCCTGAGCGCGTCCGGCAAGGAGGTGACCCCGCGCGGGGGCCGGCAGGAGCCGGGTGGAGAGGCCCTTCACGGCCCGTCCTCCGCCTCGGGGCCGCCGGGCGGGAAGGCGCCGCGCCGgcaggggccggggagggggacgTGGGGTGGCGAGGCGGGaccgggggctcccgggggtggggggcagagccgTACAGCCTTAGAAACGGtcttttttcctgcctctttaAGGGGCGTATACTATATCCCCGGTATGTATTATTATATTACACGTATACATATTACACCCTCCCCTGTATATTATACGGAGGagggtttttggggggggaggtggggagaagcAGCAAGGAAGCTTCCCCAAATCTTTTCCAAAACCTCAGGTCCACAAAGGTCACCGGGTTCAGGACGTCACATGGCATTTCCCTACGTGATCAGGGTTACTGGGCTGCTTGCCCCTGTCAAGAGCCGGAGGTGGAGAAGCAGCCAGCACCTCGATGTATCATAAACCTGGACGTGGTGGTGCCTACCAGCACCGGAAGTGACACCATCAACTAATCAAAACCTGCTGGGGTTTCTTTCTAAATGAATGCAGTCATTGAATCCTAAAAAAGACTTATTAAAAGTGTTTTCTGACTGCCAAATATCAAGGAATTCATATAATTGATATAGGAAAACAAGGTTTTAAATCAGAAGACTGTCAGACAGTGCAGAAGTACCTACTTTAAATTTGATCAGATTTCTTGTAGATTTTTTGTTGGAATGCAGTTAATAAGAAGTGTTATGTGTCGCAGGTATGTCCTGGGATATGCACTTTGAATGTATAGGGAGGAGAGAATATCTTTAGGCCAGGGTTTTGTTCAAtatatctcaattttttttccctaaggaaATACAAACTTCGCTAGTGACAGAAATGGGAGCAGGACTTGACCAAAGCCAGTAGATGGTCATGCCAACGTTTCTACTGTTCTCCATTAGTAAAAGCTAATAGACAACTGTGTGTGGATGTAAAACTTAGAAATAGTAATGTACAATGACAGATACTTGAATCTGACATCGAAGGGCAAGCTTCTTCATCAGGTGCACAGCAGGATGTGTTTCTTTGTTACAGAGACAACATTTTCCTTGCATGTTTGTTTCTTAGATTATCCTTTAGTTTTCTTAGATTATCCTTTAGTTTTCTTAGATTATCCTTTAGTTTTCTTAGATTATCCtttagttttttgggtttttcgACTGAAAGTACAAGTATTGTGAAAATATACAGGATCTCAGAGCGCCAGCATCATATATTTTTGACAGGCAGGTTTTTATACCACTTACAGAAAAGATCTATAAGTGCCTTTcttgttagaagtgattttaagGTGATGCTGAATTTCTGAACCACAGAATTTCCTCCTTGGGTGTGCCTGTGTCTTGGGTGTGGATATGAATTCCCCAAGAAATGTGGGAGAGCTCATATTTGTTTCCCTCTATTACACTTACCTTCACTGACAACGTGTGAAATTGGCAGTGCTACAATCCCCATACTCCTCTTTACATGCGCTTTACACATTAGTAGTCCTTCATATCTTAAGGTGTGGAAGGAGTTTGCTGTTCTTCCGATAGCTAGGTTTTCATATCAGAAAGAAACCGTTTTAACTGTTGGAGctttaaggaaggtttgcttaTATTGTGCATGATTTACTGTTGGTATTATCGTACTCTAGTAAAGTGTAAAGTATGTGCAAACAACGTAAAATCAAGCTAGGGTGGTGATTTATATTTTCTTACATAGAGATAAGTTCTTTTATTAAGTCCTGTACCTGTAGGCTTCTCTCGTTCCTCATGCCTTGTGTTAGAGAGAAACAGTATATCGGTGGGAGCAGGTAATGAACAAAAGAAGTGTGAGTGCAGTATAGGCATTGTGTGGGACTGGGTACCAGCAGGGA from Dromaius novaehollandiae isolate bDroNov1 chromosome 1, bDroNov1.hap1, whole genome shotgun sequence encodes the following:
- the RBM11 gene encoding splicing regulator RBM11; protein product: MSSPGRAGEADRTLFVGNLESRVREEILYELFLQAGPLTKVTICKDKEGKPKSFGFVCFKHTESVPYAIALLNGIRLYGRPIKVQYRLGSSHSSELNNPAHGFENYVDIYSPSYRYQEPYGNPPFPVIPFPVNNNLPQEYSVFQKMMNHFLAQQYTVHSPVGQQSPFNQMTSLPSNLSIPPYQNQAANFKSGESSFHWALPHSSDCEVYQKDERTSKRKREQLSCDSDSSSENDKKKQRECDQKYKKCKVKKKRH